A region of Diceros bicornis minor isolate mBicDic1 chromosome 9, mDicBic1.mat.cur, whole genome shotgun sequence DNA encodes the following proteins:
- the AKAP11 gene encoding A-kinase anchor protein 11 isoform X2 has translation MATFQTFRNSHVKTRASVRKSFSEDVFESVKSLLQSEKELCSISAEDCLKQDEHANLTEVTFLGFNEETDAARIQDLAAISLELPDLLNSLHFCSLNENEIICMKDINKSTDINNGPLNQSHHSGMLCVMRVSPTLPRLRIDFIFNLLSKYATGIRYTLDTCLHQKHQLETTNEDDDDTNQSVSSIEDDFVTAFEHLDEEETSKPYNDGINITALRSQCDAVSQTISGHHLETHDLRILVSSAPQKSLAKPSTSFINILGHKDLPSVKTSVTTSISEPWIQRSFYRSSNAADKGSDTQKTFLSSSPAYSSESECSSPSPVIFLDEEGYQKSLKAKLELPKIPMMKDDIEDSDSEVSEFFDSFDQFDELEQISETSCPFLKDPVIEKPSQKKGHKHEKSCSVTTTMNPQKFKFDRPALPANVRKPTPRKPESPYSNLCDAPDSPRPVKASGEESDLFSPIRSSAFSPLGGCTPAECFCQTDIGGERIHENHGSVYYTFEDYADSISCEVLGSVLHTRHTNATSNSNSIKKGEHKTIALKHGSLDQKSKSKNKSLMIKNSIQKFAADLVEKSFVSAFKDLQKGVSSCTNALCHLAVKLTSSVFQMAFNELRRQRAFSLKERAVSGLANFLVSEALSNALRDLQYVKKQIFTNTVARFAADLAEELVFEGIMEVCQFSCPPTPASPQCWSFDYEDKVVKSYAKDLSESVLQEAFIELSQVDVTFTAKAAVSVSTDNVKSVSAENIVPSTQTSTFSPPCNNQTVMMTKPMQEYKKEYTVQQALFCTSGIITSIPVPLAGSALLPYHISSNIYQAKSHLSSDNSNSDGDSTQERVTTKNKEEEVACLRNICLPSEHNPNNQNDFKPTDNDIEVQSSSKLTSDPVMINNFSAAVVHMIVNETLESMTSFKVTKTGEHTDYLTKAVKGNTPPFPCDQATQQQSEASNKDMFADRLSKSIIKQSIDKSKSVIPNVDKNVIHKEGLPVPGEESQLTLEKFPKFLDAQDHLTHGSLSVGKDYVAECRVSTAHGFSLETLPPCPTMAGQKPDLKEAAKDRSVKKHNLNNTALEPLSFGQENPFSHSHTFSSTALTCVDGFHVEDKQKIRDGNVIPDTPPSTPLVPSQAGSNWDIKKLTKKLKGELAKEFAPATPPSTPHNSSIGSLSENEQNTIEKEEFMLKLMRSLSEEVESSEGEEHPEVDVKPERSGKKVQFAEALATHIISLATEMAASHLDNKIIQEAKIKSPCLSVQSQRGVSPTFFNCSDENLQILCNFASDVAAEVITEAEKIAKVRSCTFFRQKKNSYVDGDRDYRSEEKLDTEAVAHPREVEPFILSLPPSSCMSGLTYKYPSCESVTDEYAGHVIQILKQEGGSSELIMDQYANRLAYRSVKAGLQEAAKTAGMKCNSKTFPVQSSQVKTNNELLMFLNKEHHQEDKKRPSKRSGGYFCKNQTCEWTRDTYRNECSELYSFSASLAHSITRDVKKELTAATVGLPKSLTDSCLYEKSECDEDTESYIEPEFPKSLLPSSQNHRFYHSTGSVNGYGYGENVVQAIEQYAKKVVDDTLELSLGSAVFCMSETTKAADRITYAEKLSPLINQACRYCDRNELHNCTGNASEHFLRQDSHASSKPVSNSKLSNIYQKSRIFHLDVPQIHVDLDKKTVLAEKIVTEAITKAERELSNASLAADSGIGQDGISFAESLTTEIMTSVTTNVGPVVSSPKEIEDFQSTESFGSQQMNLSIGDDSTGSWSSLSFEDEHQDESSSFHHLSESDGPDDKDEEHEDDVEGLEQDGKTLLITNIDMEPCTVDPQLRIILQWLVASEAEVAELYFHDSAKKEFIRLSKRLQEKGWKVGDLLQAVLKYYEEMEKASREERCKSLFDWLLENA, from the exons ATGGCGACTTTCCAGACTTTCAGAAACAGTCACGTGAAGACTAGAGCATCTGTCAGAAAA aGCTTCAGTGAAGACGTGTTCGAGTCTGTAAAGTCTTTATTACAGAGTGAAAAGGAACTGTGCAGTATATCAGCAGAGGACTGCTTAAAGCAGGATGAACATGCCAATTTGACTGAG gTCACATTTCTAGGTTTTAATGAAGAAACAGATGCTGCTCGTATACAG gATTTAGCTGCAATTTCTTTGGAACTTCCAGATCTTCTGAATTCACTGCACTTCTGTagtctaaatgaaaatgaaattatttgtatgaaggatataaataaatcaACAGATATAAACAATGGTCCTCTAAATCAG AGTCATCATTCTGGAATGCTTTGTGTCATGAGAGTGTCACCTACATTACCAAGACTCAGAATTGATTTTATCTTTAATCTCCTAAGTAAATATGCTACTGGTATAAGATACACCCTGGACACGTGCTTGCATCAGAAGCATCAACTTGAGACCACTAATGAAGATGATGACGATACTAACCAGTCCGTGTCTTCCATAGAGGATGACTTTGTCACTGCTTTTGAGCACTTAGACGAAGAAGAGACTTCAAAGCCATATAATGATG GAATAAACATTACTGCGCTAAGGAGCCAGTGTGATGCAGTGTCCCAGACTATTTCTGGTCACCATTTAGAAACCCATGATTTAAGGATTCTGGTTAGCTCTGCTCCACAGAAGTCATTGGCTAAACCTTCAACTTCCTTTATAAATATTCTGGGACATAAAGACCTACCTTCTGTGAAAACTTCAGTTACAACATCAATTTCTGAGCCTTGGATCCAAAGGAGTTTCTATAGGTCATCTAATGCTGCAGACAAAGGTAGTGATACACAGAAAACGTTTTTGTCGTCTTCTCCTGCCTACTCGTCTGAATCAGAATGCTCAAGTCCAAGTCCTGTTATTTTCTTGGATGAAGAGGGAtatcaaaaaagtttaaaagccaAACTTGAGTTACCTAAAATTCCTATGATGAAAGATGATATAGAGGATTCAGACTCAGAAGTAAGTGAATTTTTTGATAGTTTTGATCAGTTTGATGAACTAGAACAAATTTCAGAGACTTCTTGTCCATTTCTGAAAGATCCTGTCATAGAGAAGCCATCGCAAAAGAAAGGGCACAAACATGAGAAATCTTGTTCTGTAACCACTACTATGAATCCTCAAAAATTCAAGTTTGATCGTCCGGCTCTCCCAGCTAATGTTAGAAAGCCGACTCCTCGTAAACCAGAATCCCCTTACAGTAACCTGTGCGATGCTCCAGATTCTCCTCGCCCAGTGAAGGCATCGGGGGAAGAAAGTGACTTGTTTAGCCCTATTCGATCCTCTGCTTTTAGTCCTCTTGGAGGCTGTACTCCTGCTGAATGTTTTTGCCAAACAGATATTGGTGGAGAGAGGATTCATGAAAATCATGGTTCTGTTTATTACACCTTTGAAGATTATGCAGATAGCATTTCATGTGAAGTACTGGGCTCGGTTCTTCATACCCGACATACTAATGCAACATCAAACAGTAATAGTATTAAAAAGGGAGAACATAAAACTATAGCTCTTAAGCATGGAAGCCTTGATCAAAAAagtaaatctaaaaataaatcgtTAATGATTAAAAATAGCATTCAGAAGTTTGCAGCAGATCTTGTGGAAAAAAGTTTTGTCAGCGCATTTAAAGACTTACAGAAAGGAGTCTCTTCATGTACCAATGCATTGTGCCACTTAGCCGTCAAATTAACATCATCCGTTTTTCAGATGGCATTCAATGAACTGAGAAGGCAGCGTGCATTTTCACTGAAAGAACGTGCCGTTAGTGGTCTGGCTAATTTTTTGGTGAGTGAagctttatcaaatgctttaagAGATTTACAGTATGTAAAGAAGCAGATATTTACAAACACCGTTGCTAGGTTTGCTGCAGATCTTGCTGAAGAGCTTGTTTTTGAAGGCATCATGGAAGTATGCCAGTTTTCATGTCCTCCAACACCTGCATCTCCACAGTGTTGGTCATTTGACTATGAAGACAAAGTAGTGAAGTCATATGCAAAAGATTTGTCTGAATCTGTACTACAGGAAGCCTTCATTGAGCTGTCACAAGTTGATGTGACCTTCACAGCAAAGGCGGCAGTTAGTGTTTCCACAGATAACGTAAAGAGTGTGAGTGCAGAAAATATAGTGCCATCAACACAGACCTCCACATTTTCCCCTCCTTGTAACAATCAAACAGTTATGATGACAAAACCAATGCAGGAATATAAAAAGGAGTACACTGTACAGCAGGCCTTGTTTTGTACTTCTGGAATTATTACTTCTATACCAGTGCCCTTGGCAGGAAGTGCCCTTCTCCCATATCATATTTCATCTAATATCTATCAGGCAAAGTCTCATCTGTCGTCTGATAATAGTAATTCAGATGGTGATTCTACCCAAGAACGTGTtaccacaaaaaacaaagaagaggaaGTTGCTTGTCTCAgaaatatttgtttaccttcagaACACAATCCAAATAACCAGAATGACTTTAAACCAACTGATAATGATATTGAAGTGCAAAGCTCTTCAAAATTAACAAGTGATCCTGTGATGATTAATAATTTTTCTGCAGCAGTGGTGCATATGATAGTAAATGAAACTTTAGAGTCAATGacgtcattcaaagttacaaaaacaggtgaacacacagattATTTAACTAAAGCAGTAAAGGGAAACACCCCTCCTTTTCCCTGTGATCAAGCAACACAGCAACAGAGTGAAGCTAGCAATAAGGACATGTTTGCTGATCGATTATCTAAATCTATTATTAAACAGTCCATAGATAAAAGCAAATCTGTGATCCCAAATGTAGATAAAAATGTGATACACAAGGAAGGCTTACCTGTTCCTGGAGAAGAGTCACAGTTGACCCTGGAAAAGTTCCCCAAATTTCTTGATGCTCAGGATCACTTAACTCATGGTTCTCTTTCAGTGGGAAAGGATTATGTTGCAGAATGTAGAGTTTCTACAGCTCATGGATTTTCTTTAGAGACGCTACCACCTTGTCCAACTATGGCAGGTCAGAAGCCAGATTTGAAGGAAGCTGCTAAGGACAGATCAGTGAAAAAGCATAATTTGAATAATACAGCACTTGAGCCCTTGTCTTTTGGGCAAGAAAACCCTTTTTCCCATTCACATACTTTCTCATCCACAGCGCTTACGTGTGTAGATGGTTTtcacgtggaagataaacagaaAATCCGAGATGGAAATGTAATACCTGATACTCCTCCATCAACTCCTCTAGTACCATCCCAGGCTGGTTCCAATTGGGATATCAAGAAGTTAACCAAAAAGCTCAAGGGGGAATTAGCAAAGGAATTTGCACCTGCTACACCACCTTCTACACCTCACAACTCATCCATTGGTAGTTTGtctgaaaatgaacaaaatactatagaaaaagaagagttcaTGTTGAAACTCATGCGATCTCTTTCAGAAGAAGTTGAAAGTAGTGAAGGTGAAGAGCATCCAGAAGTGGATGTGAAGCCAGAGCGCTCAGGGAAGAAAGTTCAGTTTGCAGAAGCATTAGCTACACACATCATTTCTCTTGCAACTGAAATGGCAGCTTCCCATttagataataaaataattcaagaagCCAAGATTAAAAGCCCTTGCTTAAGTGTGCAAAGCCAAAGAGGTGTATCACCTACTTTTTTCAATTGCTCAgatgaaaatttacaaatattatgTAATTTTGCAAGTGATGTGGCAGCAGAAGTCATTACAGAAGCTGAGAAGATAGCAAAAGTTAGAAGTTGTACGTTTTTCAGGCAAAAGAAGAACAGTTATGTTGATGGTGACCGAGATTATAGATCAGAAGAGAAGTTGGATACAGAGGCTGTAGCACACCCAAGAGAAGTAGAACCCTTTATTCTTTCATTACCACCAAGTTCTTGTATGTCGGGTCTGACATATAAGTATCCCAGCTGTGAAAGTGTGACAGATGAATATGCGGGTCACGTTATCCAAATACTAAAGCAGGAAGGTGGTAGTAGTGAGTTAATAATGGATCAGTATGCCAATAGACTTGCTTATCGATCTGTTAAAGCAGGATTACAAGAAGCAGCTAAGACAGCCGGAATGAAGTGCAACTCAAAAACATTTCCCGTGCAAAGCTCACAGGTGAAAACCAACAATGAACTGTTAATGTTCTTGAATAAAGAACACCACcaagaagataaaaaaagaccAAGTAAAAGAAGTGGAGGTTACTTTTGTAAAAATCAAACTTGCGAATGGACACGAGATACATATAGAAATGAGTGCTCTGAACTGTATAGTTTTTCAGCCTCTCTTGCTCACAGCATAACAAGAGATGTTAAAAAAGAGCTGACAGCAGCTACAGTTGGCTTGCCAAAATCCTTAACAGATTCTTGCCTTTATGAAAAATCTGAATGTGATGAAGATACTGAGTCTTACATTGAGCCAGAATTTCCTAAGTCTCTTCTGCCTTCCTCGCAAAATCACAGATTTTACCACAGTACAGGCAGCGTAAATGGGTATGGTTATGGAGAGAATGTTGTTCAAGCTATAGAACAGTATGCTAAAAAAGTAGTGGATGACACTTTAGAGCTAAGTTTAGGATccgcagttttctgtatgtctgagACCACAAAAGCAGCAGATAGGATCACATATGCAGAAAAGTTGTCACCTCTCATAAATCAAGCTTGCAGATATTGTGACCGTAATGAACTCCACAACTGCACTGGAAATGCGTCTGAACACTTTCTCAGACAGGATTCACACGCTAGTAGTAAGCCAGTTTCTAATTCAAAATTGAGTAACATCTATCAGAAATCTAGAATTTTTCATCTTGATGTCCCTCAAATTCATGTTGATCTTGATAAGAAGACAGTGCTTGCTGAGAAGATAGTTACTGAAGCTATtacaaaagcagagagagagctgAGCAATGCCAGTTTGGCAGCTGATAGCGGAATTGGACAAGATGGCATTAGCTTTGCTGAAAGCCTTACCACAGAAATAATGACCTCAGTGACGACCAATGTTGGACCTGTTGTTAGCAG tccaaaagaaatagaagactttCAGTCAACTGAGTCTTTTGGTAGCCAGCAGATGAATCTCAGTATTGGTGATGACAGCACTGGTAGCTGGTCCAGTTTGAGTTTTGAAGATGAGCACCAGGATGAAAGCAGCAGTTTTCATCATCTAAGTGAAAG
- the AKAP11 gene encoding A-kinase anchor protein 11 isoform X1 gives MATFQTFRNSHVKTRASVRKSFSEDVFESVKSLLQSEKELCSISAEDCLKQDEHANLTEVTFLGFNEETDAARIQDLAAISLELPDLLNSLHFCSLNENEIICMKDINKSTDINNGPLNQSHHSGMLCVMRVSPTLPRLRIDFIFNLLSKYATGIRYTLDTCLHQKHQLETTNEDDDDTNQSVSSIEDDFVTAFEHLDEEETSKPYNDGINITALRSQCDAVSQTISGHHLETHDLRILVSSAPQKSLAKPSTSFINILGHKDLPSVKTSVTTSISEPWIQRSFYRSSNAADKGSDTQKTFLSSSPAYSSESECSSPSPVIFLDEEGYQKSLKAKLELPKIPMMKDDIEDSDSEVSEFFDSFDQFDELEQISETSCPFLKDPVIEKPSQKKGHKHEKSCSVTTTMNPQKFKFDRPALPANVRKPTPRKPESPYSNLCDAPDSPRPVKASGEESDLFSPIRSSAFSPLGGCTPAECFCQTDIGGERIHENHGSVYYTFEDYADSISCEVLGSVLHTRHTNATSNSNSIKKGEHKTIALKHGSLDQKSKSKNKSLMIKNSIQKFAADLVEKSFVSAFKDLQKGVSSCTNALCHLAVKLTSSVFQMAFNELRRQRAFSLKERAVSGLANFLVSEALSNALRDLQYVKKQIFTNTVARFAADLAEELVFEGIMEVCQFSCPPTPASPQCWSFDYEDKVVKSYAKDLSESVLQEAFIELSQVDVTFTAKAAVSVSTDNVKSVSAENIVPSTQTSTFSPPCNNQTVMMTKPMQEYKKEYTVQQALFCTSGIITSIPVPLAGSALLPYHISSNIYQAKSHLSSDNSNSDGDSTQERVTTKNKEEEVACLRNICLPSEHNPNNQNDFKPTDNDIEVQSSSKLTSDPVMINNFSAAVVHMIVNETLESMTSFKVTKTGEHTDYLTKAVKGNTPPFPCDQATQQQSEASNKDMFADRLSKSIIKQSIDKSKSVIPNVDKNVIHKEGLPVPGEESQLTLEKFPKFLDAQDHLTHGSLSVGKDYVAECRVSTAHGFSLETLPPCPTMAGQKPDLKEAAKDRSVKKHNLNNTALEPLSFGQENPFSHSHTFSSTALTCVDGFHVEDKQKIRDGNVIPDTPPSTPLVPSQAGSNWDIKKLTKKLKGELAKEFAPATPPSTPHNSSIGSLSENEQNTIEKEEFMLKLMRSLSEEVESSEGEEHPEVDVKPERSGKKVQFAEALATHIISLATEMAASHLDNKIIQEAKIKSPCLSVQSQRGVSPTFFNCSDENLQILCNFASDVAAEVITEAEKIAKVRSCTFFRQKKNSYVDGDRDYRSEEKLDTEAVAHPREVEPFILSLPPSSCMSGLTYKYPSCESVTDEYAGHVIQILKQEGGSSELIMDQYANRLAYRSVKAGLQEAAKTAGMKCNSKTFPVQSSQVKTNNELLMFLNKEHHQEDKKRPSKRSGGYFCKNQTCEWTRDTYRNECSELYSFSASLAHSITRDVKKELTAATVGLPKSLTDSCLYEKSECDEDTESYIEPEFPKSLLPSSQNHRFYHSTGSVNGYGYGENVVQAIEQYAKKVVDDTLELSLGSAVFCMSETTKAADRITYAEKLSPLINQACRYCDRNELHNCTGNASEHFLRQDSHASSKPVSNSKLSNIYQKSRIFHLDVPQIHVDLDKKTVLAEKIVTEAITKAERELSNASLAADSGIGQDGISFAESLTTEIMTSVTTNVGPVVSSPKEIEDFQSTESFGSQQMNLSIGDDSTGSWSSLSFEDEHQDESSSFHHLSESNGNSSSWSSLGLEGDLFEDNLSFPTSDSDGPDDKDEEHEDDVEGLEQDGKTLLITNIDMEPCTVDPQLRIILQWLVASEAEVAELYFHDSAKKEFIRLSKRLQEKGWKVGDLLQAVLKYYEEMEKASREERCKSLFDWLLENA, from the exons ATGGCGACTTTCCAGACTTTCAGAAACAGTCACGTGAAGACTAGAGCATCTGTCAGAAAA aGCTTCAGTGAAGACGTGTTCGAGTCTGTAAAGTCTTTATTACAGAGTGAAAAGGAACTGTGCAGTATATCAGCAGAGGACTGCTTAAAGCAGGATGAACATGCCAATTTGACTGAG gTCACATTTCTAGGTTTTAATGAAGAAACAGATGCTGCTCGTATACAG gATTTAGCTGCAATTTCTTTGGAACTTCCAGATCTTCTGAATTCACTGCACTTCTGTagtctaaatgaaaatgaaattatttgtatgaaggatataaataaatcaACAGATATAAACAATGGTCCTCTAAATCAG AGTCATCATTCTGGAATGCTTTGTGTCATGAGAGTGTCACCTACATTACCAAGACTCAGAATTGATTTTATCTTTAATCTCCTAAGTAAATATGCTACTGGTATAAGATACACCCTGGACACGTGCTTGCATCAGAAGCATCAACTTGAGACCACTAATGAAGATGATGACGATACTAACCAGTCCGTGTCTTCCATAGAGGATGACTTTGTCACTGCTTTTGAGCACTTAGACGAAGAAGAGACTTCAAAGCCATATAATGATG GAATAAACATTACTGCGCTAAGGAGCCAGTGTGATGCAGTGTCCCAGACTATTTCTGGTCACCATTTAGAAACCCATGATTTAAGGATTCTGGTTAGCTCTGCTCCACAGAAGTCATTGGCTAAACCTTCAACTTCCTTTATAAATATTCTGGGACATAAAGACCTACCTTCTGTGAAAACTTCAGTTACAACATCAATTTCTGAGCCTTGGATCCAAAGGAGTTTCTATAGGTCATCTAATGCTGCAGACAAAGGTAGTGATACACAGAAAACGTTTTTGTCGTCTTCTCCTGCCTACTCGTCTGAATCAGAATGCTCAAGTCCAAGTCCTGTTATTTTCTTGGATGAAGAGGGAtatcaaaaaagtttaaaagccaAACTTGAGTTACCTAAAATTCCTATGATGAAAGATGATATAGAGGATTCAGACTCAGAAGTAAGTGAATTTTTTGATAGTTTTGATCAGTTTGATGAACTAGAACAAATTTCAGAGACTTCTTGTCCATTTCTGAAAGATCCTGTCATAGAGAAGCCATCGCAAAAGAAAGGGCACAAACATGAGAAATCTTGTTCTGTAACCACTACTATGAATCCTCAAAAATTCAAGTTTGATCGTCCGGCTCTCCCAGCTAATGTTAGAAAGCCGACTCCTCGTAAACCAGAATCCCCTTACAGTAACCTGTGCGATGCTCCAGATTCTCCTCGCCCAGTGAAGGCATCGGGGGAAGAAAGTGACTTGTTTAGCCCTATTCGATCCTCTGCTTTTAGTCCTCTTGGAGGCTGTACTCCTGCTGAATGTTTTTGCCAAACAGATATTGGTGGAGAGAGGATTCATGAAAATCATGGTTCTGTTTATTACACCTTTGAAGATTATGCAGATAGCATTTCATGTGAAGTACTGGGCTCGGTTCTTCATACCCGACATACTAATGCAACATCAAACAGTAATAGTATTAAAAAGGGAGAACATAAAACTATAGCTCTTAAGCATGGAAGCCTTGATCAAAAAagtaaatctaaaaataaatcgtTAATGATTAAAAATAGCATTCAGAAGTTTGCAGCAGATCTTGTGGAAAAAAGTTTTGTCAGCGCATTTAAAGACTTACAGAAAGGAGTCTCTTCATGTACCAATGCATTGTGCCACTTAGCCGTCAAATTAACATCATCCGTTTTTCAGATGGCATTCAATGAACTGAGAAGGCAGCGTGCATTTTCACTGAAAGAACGTGCCGTTAGTGGTCTGGCTAATTTTTTGGTGAGTGAagctttatcaaatgctttaagAGATTTACAGTATGTAAAGAAGCAGATATTTACAAACACCGTTGCTAGGTTTGCTGCAGATCTTGCTGAAGAGCTTGTTTTTGAAGGCATCATGGAAGTATGCCAGTTTTCATGTCCTCCAACACCTGCATCTCCACAGTGTTGGTCATTTGACTATGAAGACAAAGTAGTGAAGTCATATGCAAAAGATTTGTCTGAATCTGTACTACAGGAAGCCTTCATTGAGCTGTCACAAGTTGATGTGACCTTCACAGCAAAGGCGGCAGTTAGTGTTTCCACAGATAACGTAAAGAGTGTGAGTGCAGAAAATATAGTGCCATCAACACAGACCTCCACATTTTCCCCTCCTTGTAACAATCAAACAGTTATGATGACAAAACCAATGCAGGAATATAAAAAGGAGTACACTGTACAGCAGGCCTTGTTTTGTACTTCTGGAATTATTACTTCTATACCAGTGCCCTTGGCAGGAAGTGCCCTTCTCCCATATCATATTTCATCTAATATCTATCAGGCAAAGTCTCATCTGTCGTCTGATAATAGTAATTCAGATGGTGATTCTACCCAAGAACGTGTtaccacaaaaaacaaagaagaggaaGTTGCTTGTCTCAgaaatatttgtttaccttcagaACACAATCCAAATAACCAGAATGACTTTAAACCAACTGATAATGATATTGAAGTGCAAAGCTCTTCAAAATTAACAAGTGATCCTGTGATGATTAATAATTTTTCTGCAGCAGTGGTGCATATGATAGTAAATGAAACTTTAGAGTCAATGacgtcattcaaagttacaaaaacaggtgaacacacagattATTTAACTAAAGCAGTAAAGGGAAACACCCCTCCTTTTCCCTGTGATCAAGCAACACAGCAACAGAGTGAAGCTAGCAATAAGGACATGTTTGCTGATCGATTATCTAAATCTATTATTAAACAGTCCATAGATAAAAGCAAATCTGTGATCCCAAATGTAGATAAAAATGTGATACACAAGGAAGGCTTACCTGTTCCTGGAGAAGAGTCACAGTTGACCCTGGAAAAGTTCCCCAAATTTCTTGATGCTCAGGATCACTTAACTCATGGTTCTCTTTCAGTGGGAAAGGATTATGTTGCAGAATGTAGAGTTTCTACAGCTCATGGATTTTCTTTAGAGACGCTACCACCTTGTCCAACTATGGCAGGTCAGAAGCCAGATTTGAAGGAAGCTGCTAAGGACAGATCAGTGAAAAAGCATAATTTGAATAATACAGCACTTGAGCCCTTGTCTTTTGGGCAAGAAAACCCTTTTTCCCATTCACATACTTTCTCATCCACAGCGCTTACGTGTGTAGATGGTTTtcacgtggaagataaacagaaAATCCGAGATGGAAATGTAATACCTGATACTCCTCCATCAACTCCTCTAGTACCATCCCAGGCTGGTTCCAATTGGGATATCAAGAAGTTAACCAAAAAGCTCAAGGGGGAATTAGCAAAGGAATTTGCACCTGCTACACCACCTTCTACACCTCACAACTCATCCATTGGTAGTTTGtctgaaaatgaacaaaatactatagaaaaagaagagttcaTGTTGAAACTCATGCGATCTCTTTCAGAAGAAGTTGAAAGTAGTGAAGGTGAAGAGCATCCAGAAGTGGATGTGAAGCCAGAGCGCTCAGGGAAGAAAGTTCAGTTTGCAGAAGCATTAGCTACACACATCATTTCTCTTGCAACTGAAATGGCAGCTTCCCATttagataataaaataattcaagaagCCAAGATTAAAAGCCCTTGCTTAAGTGTGCAAAGCCAAAGAGGTGTATCACCTACTTTTTTCAATTGCTCAgatgaaaatttacaaatattatgTAATTTTGCAAGTGATGTGGCAGCAGAAGTCATTACAGAAGCTGAGAAGATAGCAAAAGTTAGAAGTTGTACGTTTTTCAGGCAAAAGAAGAACAGTTATGTTGATGGTGACCGAGATTATAGATCAGAAGAGAAGTTGGATACAGAGGCTGTAGCACACCCAAGAGAAGTAGAACCCTTTATTCTTTCATTACCACCAAGTTCTTGTATGTCGGGTCTGACATATAAGTATCCCAGCTGTGAAAGTGTGACAGATGAATATGCGGGTCACGTTATCCAAATACTAAAGCAGGAAGGTGGTAGTAGTGAGTTAATAATGGATCAGTATGCCAATAGACTTGCTTATCGATCTGTTAAAGCAGGATTACAAGAAGCAGCTAAGACAGCCGGAATGAAGTGCAACTCAAAAACATTTCCCGTGCAAAGCTCACAGGTGAAAACCAACAATGAACTGTTAATGTTCTTGAATAAAGAACACCACcaagaagataaaaaaagaccAAGTAAAAGAAGTGGAGGTTACTTTTGTAAAAATCAAACTTGCGAATGGACACGAGATACATATAGAAATGAGTGCTCTGAACTGTATAGTTTTTCAGCCTCTCTTGCTCACAGCATAACAAGAGATGTTAAAAAAGAGCTGACAGCAGCTACAGTTGGCTTGCCAAAATCCTTAACAGATTCTTGCCTTTATGAAAAATCTGAATGTGATGAAGATACTGAGTCTTACATTGAGCCAGAATTTCCTAAGTCTCTTCTGCCTTCCTCGCAAAATCACAGATTTTACCACAGTACAGGCAGCGTAAATGGGTATGGTTATGGAGAGAATGTTGTTCAAGCTATAGAACAGTATGCTAAAAAAGTAGTGGATGACACTTTAGAGCTAAGTTTAGGATccgcagttttctgtatgtctgagACCACAAAAGCAGCAGATAGGATCACATATGCAGAAAAGTTGTCACCTCTCATAAATCAAGCTTGCAGATATTGTGACCGTAATGAACTCCACAACTGCACTGGAAATGCGTCTGAACACTTTCTCAGACAGGATTCACACGCTAGTAGTAAGCCAGTTTCTAATTCAAAATTGAGTAACATCTATCAGAAATCTAGAATTTTTCATCTTGATGTCCCTCAAATTCATGTTGATCTTGATAAGAAGACAGTGCTTGCTGAGAAGATAGTTACTGAAGCTATtacaaaagcagagagagagctgAGCAATGCCAGTTTGGCAGCTGATAGCGGAATTGGACAAGATGGCATTAGCTTTGCTGAAAGCCTTACCACAGAAATAATGACCTCAGTGACGACCAATGTTGGACCTGTTGTTAGCAG tccaaaagaaatagaagactttCAGTCAACTGAGTCTTTTGGTAGCCAGCAGATGAATCTCAGTATTGGTGATGACAGCACTGGTAGCTGGTCCAGTTTGAGTTTTGAAGATGAGCACCAGGATGAAAGCAGCAGTTTTCATCATCTAAGTGAAAG